CACCCTGCTCCCACCCCTGCCAGGACCGCCTGCCCTCAAGAGACCATCCATTCACACCGTAGGGAGTTTGTGTGGGGTCTCCCCATTAGACGGGAAGCTCCTCAGGGCGGAGACCGGCTTTTTGCCTTTCGTTGATTCCCTAGCTTGGCATTAGGCTTGGCGTAGAGCAGGGGCCCCTGTCACTGGACTGTGCTTCCTGCCCAAAGTGCTGCCACTGGAGAGGGAACCCAGTGCAGCACAGGGAGGCAGGTTCATCCCCGCAATGCTGTCGGTCAGAGAGGGGAGCCCAGTAAGGACAGGTGACcatcccagtgtcacacagtcagGAGGGGCAGCATCCTGGGACCTGCCAGCCCAACTCAGAGGTCAGGATCACAGGAGCCttggaggaaacaggcccagggattGCCCCCAAGTCATGCAGGTAGTAGCTAGCAGAGTCCACGTGAATAAACAGGGTCTTGTGGCCCCTGGCACTGCATGGCCTCCATGGTCTGTGTATCCATCCTGATCTGGTCTTTTCCACAGCTGAGTCTCCCTTTCCCCAAGAAGACCATCAGCCCCTCAAGGCATAGACTATGGTATCTCCTGCATTTggaccccactcccctccccaggaGACCCTTGGTAAAAAGCCCTGGGTCCCCAGCCCAGCCTGGCCCTGTCCAGGGCCCCTGGGGGTCTCTGTCCTTCTGTCCCCCAGCCAGCAGGCTTGTGCTCTATGTTTCAGGAGCCTGTGACCTTCAGGGAcgtggctgtggacttcaccccTGAGGAGTCGGGGCGGCTGGGCCCCTCTCAGAGGCAGCTGTACCGGGACGTGATGCTGGAGACCTACTGGAACCTGGTCTCCCTGAGTAAGGAGGCTTCTCCCTGCATCTCTCCAGTCCCTTAATCCAGTATCTGCCCATCTGCTTCCTGGGGACAGGGTAGTGGGTGTCTAGAGGCTAAGCTGCTCTTGGTCTTGGGGTTCTTGCGCTGTCGTCATCAAGCCCAGTGCCTGCCTCTCACAGACTAGGGAAGTGGAGCCCAGCAAAGATAGGAGATGTGCTCAAGGTTCATAAGCCATGGAgcagagacttgaacccaagacctcACCTGGGAGGGGCCTTTCCTTTATTCCAGGGTCATGGCCCTGAAGCCCCTTGCCCCCAGGTGTCCCTCACCATCTCTGTGTCCTGACCCCAGGGACGTTGGTAGCTGGCCCACCTTCCCCTGGCCCAGGGGTCTTGAAGGAGACACTGGATGGCCCAGAGCAGGCCCCCAGGTTCAGCCCTGGGATGGCACCTTAGCTGCCCCAGCTGCCGCTACCCCCGAGGCCAGCAGAGCCCTTCACTATTGAGGCTTCTTGGCAGCCCTGCTCAGTTCCCAGCCCCTAATGTGGGCAGATAAGAGCTCTATCTGAGCTCTGAGCAGGACTCCTCAAAGCAGAGCTCCAGGTAGTTCTAACCCTGGGGGACCTGGCTGCTCTCCCAGTGCTGGGGTCCTCCCACCCATTGAGGGAGTGTCGGCCCAGAGAGGTGGCAGAGGACTTTGTCACTGTCCTGGGTCAGGGGGCTTCATTGCCTTCTCTTAGCTGTCAAATGGAGAGGTTGGATAAGATGGTCATAGGAAGGGTCGAGGGGGATGGGagtcaggatcccaaaagatctgGACAGGCTGGTGCTAGAGCATGGGGGTGAATCTCATTGGTCAAAGGTCAAGTCTTGCACTCGAGCACCTTCTTCAGTctaaaatgggggggggcaggaatcaGTAGCAATTGTTCTGAAAAGAATCTGGGGGTCTGAGTGAACCATGAGCTCCATAGGAGTCACCAGTGGCATGTAGCAGCCAAAACAGTGACTGGGGTcttgggctgccttgggaagggcTAGAATGGAGTTAGGGCAGAGTCCCACCATCCTGTGCCCTGGTTCCACCTCACCTGGAAGACTGTGGTCAGTTCCAGGCCCCATGGTttaaaaggacattgataaggtACTAAGAGGGGCCTTGAGCCCATGCCATAGGAGGAGGAAGGCGTGGCctgagaagggaagatttgggaAGTACATGATAGCCATTAGGTGGAGGAAGGATTGGGCCCTAAGGGCCAGACCTGCAGCAGGAGGCAGGGAGGTCCAGGCCTGACCCTGAGCTCTGTCCAAGGGGAGGCTGGACAGTCTCTTAGGAAGGATGCATGTGGGGCTTGAGATGGGTTAGTCTGTGATCCTCTGCCTCCTCGGAGCTGTTCTGCAGACTGTCCAGAGCTCCAGAAAGAGGATTTCTTCTGCAGTGCCCAGGGCTCCTTTTCTGAGGCCCCAGGGGCTGGTTAGCTCTTGGGACATCAGCTCTAActgtctttctcatctctttcctcaACAGGTCTGCCAGTTTCCAAACCTTCTGTGATCTCCTGGTTGGAGCGAGGGAGTAAAACCTTTGGAGCGGCCACCCAGCAGCCTCCAGGTCCTTCTTCATCCTTCCTCAGGGAACTCAGTGCTTGGCCCTCTTCACTTACCACCCCATGGACCTCTGGCCTCCTTCAGGCCCacacttctctccctttccccttatccCATCTTGGATCTTGCCCTCAGGGATCCCAAATTCTGAACTTCCCTCCAAATTACTTCTCCTCTCTagcttctcatttctcctccttccAGGACCTTCATCCATGTGTTTTCCAACCTTACTCCCCATCTGAGGCTCCTCCCTTTCTGCCCTTCCTAGCCATGACCCTAGAGTAGAGACCTACCTTTGCCTTGACTGAAGAAGCTGTGGCGtggcttttctccctttccttgcaTCCCAGGAGCCAATCCCCGGCTCCATGGGAAGAGGAGGCAGTGGGAAAGTCCAAGGTGGGGGGAGTGGCTCTCATGTGCAGGGAGCAGGCTGAAGGTGCTGTCAGGTGAGAGACCATCCAAAGGCCATCCTGGCCAGAGACTGCTGAGGGAGACTACCATGCAGGGGGACCAGGTGGGAATTGGGGTGGAAGGTTGGAGGGAAGTGGGAAGAGAGAGGTGTGGGCCACTGTGAGGCTTAGTGTGCTTGGGTTAGACTCGCTGAGTTTGAGACGCCTCTGGGAGGAGAGCTGGGCAGCCGTGCTCTTTCCTGCTGGTCAGTCTCTGCCATCCATCCACCCCTGAGCAAAGAGCCTATTCCTTCTTTGGTCCTCATCTTTCCTCCGGAATCTGTGACCTCTGGGATGTCATCAGCCTGCATGACTCTTAGCCGATATTCTCCCAAAAGCTTGCCATATGGAGTCCGCCCACTGTGCTGAAGGCCTTCCTTGCTCTGCTGTCCTGTCATCCCTGCCTGTCCCTCTTCTTCCTGTCAAATAGTCTGTGCCTCAGGGCTCCTCATGGTTTCCCACCCAGTGTACATGTCTCCACTGCTCATATTGGGAAACTCCTCTTCGGTTCTTTAGAGATGTGTGGCCCAGTTGGTAAGATGTTAGTgttgaaaagatgggcctttgcctTCAGGGGAAGTTGGGGCTGGTCGATTCCTGAAATCTTTCTAGCCTGTTGTTCTCCTTTACATCTCTTGGCCCAGCTAATTGTCCATTTGTCCTATCTGGCCCAGACAGGCTTGTGTAATGTTGGGCAGGCTCCACAGGCATAAGTCCATTCAGATGCATGTTGAAATTTGGACCACAGCCATTCTTCAcccacttggtctttcctgtgttGATGAACAGTTCATATTACTTTGGGTGACCCCATGTCTCTTCCTGGGGCTCCTAGAGAATTGTGGGGCTTGAAGCAGTCCCAGACAGGGGCCTCTTTTCTGCATGTCCTCCATCAAAAGGGCCAGCATACAGCTTCCTGGCAAATGTCACACCTCATGTTGATTATCAGAGGGCCATCGAACAGGATTACTCTGCTCTTAGGTCTTCTAGGAATCTTGGACAAACTTGATGTATGGATACAGGACACTTTGCTCTGGAAGTGCATTGGGAAGGCTCAGTCAGTTCTACTGAGtcagttttggtttggtttggtttttataaTCAAGAAACAGTCTGTACGATGAGACCTgatattctctacatttttcagtTAGTTGTAAGATGGTCAAGATGCTGTGGTTCCTTGTTGAATGTTTGTGGAAGAAAACCTGCTTGTTCCTACTGATGCCCTCCTTGAGAATGTCCTGCATTTGTGCATATATGACTCCTCAGGAAGAGTTTGTATCAATGGAGGAGGAAGCCTTGGGTTGGTGGTCACTGCTCTTCCCTAAACACATCTGGGGCTGTGACTGGGGCCTCTTAATGTCCTTGGAGCTTTCACCATCCTAATGAAGAAAAAAGTTCCATTTCCCTTCTGTTGACAGTCCTTCTGTTTTCATCCTTCACTTTCTTTAGAGGCACTTACTCTCCACCACTTCTCTCTGCTTAGTAAGATGGTAGTCATGATTAGCCATAaccttctttgtaagattttataaacaatcctctctctctctctctctctctctctctctctctctctctctctcccccccccctccctctctctccctctctctctctgtctgtctaatAAACCAGATGTTCACTGATTAAGGTGCTTTCTGGGCTATTCTGATCTCCTTGTGGCTATTAATTTATACAGTTAAACATATAGTTTAAATAATTATAGTTAGGGCCAATGCCATTTATTTGCAAGtaacacatatttttaaattaatctgtCCCTCCATCTACCAACCCccagcaaattttaaaaaacaaaacctgaaaaacaaatccctcagtacatatgtatgtagttTGGCAGAACAGATCCCTACATTGGCTGCGTCTGAACATGGATGTCTCTTGTATTCTGAGTGCATCCCTTCTCGGGAGGCAAATAGTATGtttcttcttcattcatttggTCTCATGGTTTAATCATTGCATTGGTTAAGGCTCTAAGggctttcagagttgtttttgtttataagttctcattctgctcacttctctctgaatcagttcatagatgtcttcctaattttccattttaccatttcttatgacacagcaAAAATTTATTCCATTTACAAGCCACCATTTGTTTTGCTGTCCCCCTGAAGGAGAACagccccttcatttccaaattttgACCACCATAGAAAGggttgctatcaatatttttgtacatttgggtcttTCTCCACTTTCTTTGATTACTTTGGAGTGTAGGCCTAGTcatggcattgctgggtcagagggcatGCAGCTGATCTCATTTCTCTTGTTCatatcctattttttttaatgttttttcccaaattttattgaatatgaAACATATCTCTACAGTTTCTATTGAGGAGGTTGACCACGTCCACGACCAAATCCACCTCTAAATTGGAATTCTGTTGCTGACCCAGCCCCGGCCTCAGCCTTCTTGTCAGCACCAGGAGGAGCAGCACTTcgtctgtatgtgtctctgtcaGCTTCACCCCGAGTAAGCCGGGCAGGTTGCTCGCCCTCCAGACCTTTGGGCCTTGGCCTTCCTGTCTCAGGACGACTTCTTCGGAGTGTGGCAGGCACAATctcagggggcaggtgaaggtaaTCCCGGAGGTACTGAATGCCCTCATTGGTGAGGTACCAGTAGAAATGCCTCCATGCACACTGCTCCTTAACATAGCCATGAGACTTTAGAGAATGCATGGCCTTCATGACATGGAGATTGGGCACATTCTTGTCTGCCAGATCAGGGTGCTTTGGCATGTGGACATCCTTCTTGGCTACCATCACTCCCTCCTTAAAAAGGAGTTCATAGATGGCAGTTCGGTTCTTCTTGGGCATCAACATCTCGGCGGTGCAGCGGGTGCTGCTCTAGACGGAGCCCGGGCTAGAAAGGCTCATATCctatttttaagtttaaat
This Trichosurus vulpecula isolate mTriVul1 chromosome 2, mTriVul1.pri, whole genome shotgun sequence DNA region includes the following protein-coding sequences:
- the LOC118835920 gene encoding 40S ribosomal protein S10-like, producing the protein MLMPKKNRTAIYELLFKEGVMVAKKDVHMPKHPDLADKNVPNLHVMKAMHSLKSHGYVKEQCAWRHFYWYLTNEGIQYLRDYLHLPPEIVPATLRRSRPETGRPRPKGLEGEQPARLTRGEADRDTYRRSAAPPGADKKAEAGAGSATEFQFRGGFGRGRGQPPQ